The window CGGCACCTCCTAGGCCGGGTACTTGGCCTTGAGCAGGGTGAAGTCACGCACAGTCCGGTCGACCCAGCCATGGAACTCCCGGCATACCACGTAGCCCCGGCACTTCTTCTCAAATGCCCCCACCCCGGCTGCCTCTGAGGTCAAAGGGTCTGTGGCCAGGGTCACCGGGATGCCCATGGCAGCCATAATGGAGGTCAGGTTGGCCAGGAGACCTCGTGTCCGGGCCCGGGCAGTGCCCAGCATGGCCAGCAGCTCAGAGCAGTCGGGGCACAGCTCATCTTGGTCATCCCACACCAGCTGGAGGAAGGCGTCAAAGGTGGCGTACGCCCCGTAGTTCTGTGCCAGCCGCTCCGCGTCGCCCATGGTGCGCCAGGCCAGGAACGGGAAGGAGGCCACCGGCACCCCTGCCCACCGTAGCCCCAGGGCGCCAAAACCGGGGTCACTGAATGGGGAGCCCTGGGCGTTCAGCTGTTGGGGGGGAGACACAGAGAAAGGGGGGGTCAGGGCATGTGCTGCCCTCCCCCAGTAGCTTACCTGCCACAACTCCTATCCTACCCTCAgttcctgtccccctcccccagctccaccccaagATTGATTCAAATCTCCCCATTCCCGCCCCACAgagaccccacctcctccctcgACACCCCCCAATTCCCCATCCTGGGAACGGGGACTGCATAGACATGCAGAGGGTAgaatgggagggggagagagctgggTCCTCTGGTGGAGATtcccatggggctgggaggggggaggcgcGGACCTTACCCCATCACCACCCGGCACCACCACCCCAGCGCTGGAATTGTTGGCTGGAATCCAGGCTACAAAGAGCATGCTGGCTGGGTGCTCAGCTGGGCGTGACTTCCTGAGCTGGCGTCTTCCAGCTTGGGGTTGGTGCCAAGGGGCCCCAGGTGGGGCGGCCAAAAcatgacccccccccaccccccatgttgTCAGGGGGTGAAGGCTCTCGACAGAAGGTCAAGGCCACTGGAGGATTCACCAAGAGACTGGATTAAATCAAGCATATGTGTCGTCCCTGGGCAgggaactggctggctcagggggcggggagtgggacAGGGGGCCTATCCCCCTCCAGGGGTGCTGGCTAGAGAGAGTCGAACCCAGACCTCTGGACCCATGAATTAGGCtgcgttttagtcacgggtattttttagtaaaagtcatggacaggtcacaggcagtaaacaaaaattcacagcccgagacctgtccaggacttttactatataccccgaACTAGTAACAGGCGCCGGttccgcagctcctattggccgggaatggcagccaatgggagctgcaggggcggtgcttgccaatgcgggcagtgcgtggagccccctggcccctcctcctAGGAGCTGCTGGGACATGCCGGTGGGAGCCAAGGAGCCCCCCCTCTCAAGATAAGCAccgccctgcaccccagccccctcccccaaccctgagcgccctcccacccccaaactgctcCTGCACTCCATGGACTCCATGACCTCCACGACAGACACGCAGCCTTACCCATGAATGGCCCTAGAGGCCTCcgagccccctcccctgggggccCAGCACTCACGTAGATGTTGAGCAGCTTCGTGGTGTTGGCCTGCAGCAGTCGGGCCAGGTTGTAGGTCTGAGAGATGGTAGTAGCACTGGGAGTGCGGTCGGGACGGGCCAGCTGGACCAGGACCAGGGACACAAGCAGATTCTGGGCTGCAAGAGTAGCATGGAGGAGAGGCTTAGTAGGGGAGTCAGCCATTGGCCTGGCCTGTCACAGCACCCTCCCTCAGCCTGAGACATGCTTCTGCTGGgatcccaccacccccaccatccctctGCTCTGAGTTATGGCGGCCACTTCGTCCTCTGCTGGgatcccaccacccccaccatccctctGCTCTTAGCTACGGTGGCCACTTCGTCCTCTGCTGGgatcccaccacccccaccatccctctGCTCTTAGCTACGGTGGCCACTTCGTCCTCTGCTGGgatcccaccacccccacccccaccatccctctGCTCTTAGCTACGGCGGCCACTTCGTCCTCTGCTGGgatcccaccacccccaccatccctctGCTCTTAGCTACGGCGGCCACTTCGTCCTCTGCTGGgatcccaccacccccaccatccctctGCTCTTAGCTACGGTGGCCACTTTGTCCTCTGCTGGgatcccaccacccccaccatccctctGCTCTTAGCTACGGCGGCCACTTCGTCCTCTGCTGGgatcccaccacccccaccatccctctGCTCTGGGTCATGGCAGCCACTTCGTCCTCTGCTGGgatcccaccacccccaccatccctctGCTCTTAGCTACGGCGGCCACTTCGTCCTCTGCTGGGATCCCACCTCTCCCACCATCCCTCTGCTCTTGGCTATGGCAGTCACTTCTTCCTCTGATGGgatcccaccacccccaccatccctctGCTCTTAGCTACGGCGGCCACTTCGTCCTCTGCTGGGATCCCACCTCTCCCACCATCCCTCTGCTCTTGGCTATGGCAGTCACTTCTTCCTCTGATGGgatcccaccacccccaccatccctctGCTCTGGGTCATGGCAGCCACTTCGTCCTCTGCTGGgatcccaccacccccaccatccctctGCTCTTAGCTACGGCGGCCACTTCGTCCTCTGCTGGGATCCCACCTCTCCCACCATCCCTCTGCTCTTGGCTATGGCAGTCACTTCTTCCTCTGATGGgatcccaccacccccaccatccctctGCTCTGGGTCATGGCAGCCACTTCTTCCTCGGCTGGgatcccaccacccccaccatccctctGCTCTTAGCTACGGCGGCCACTTCGTCCTCTGCTGGGATCCCACCACCCCCACCGTCCCTCTGCCCTGGACTATGAgaggcccctcccccagaagcCTCTTCCACCTGCCCCTAGCTCTGGGCTATACCAGCCTGCTGCCCCCTGATGGAACCCCTATCTGGCCACTCTGCTATTTAGTCTGCATTCTGGGTCCCCAATCCAGTGCTGAGCCAAACTCCACTCCGGGATTTCCCTGTGACTCCCCCAGCTGGGCCCCTGCAGCTGTCAATGGGCAGATTGATGGGGAGGAACTAAATCCAGAACCGGATTTCCACACCTGTCCGGATTGGAGATTGTGCATTGTATATTAccctctgggaggggaatgggatctagtgggttagagcggggcaggctgggagccaggactcctgggttccatccctggctctggaaagggagtggggtctagtggttagagtggggcaggacaggattcctgggttccatccctggctctggaaagggagtggggtctagtgggttagagcaaggggagctaggagccaggactcctgggttccatccccagctttGGAAAAGGAGTGGGGTGTAgttggttagagcagaggggctcGAAGCTCAGTTAAATCTGCCCCAGGGGCCTGGTGCAGGGGCACTTACCTAGAGTGGAAGGCATATCTGGAGCCCTGGCATCCAGAGGGTGCCAACAGGGGTGTGGCCCCCCAAATTATTTCCTTTGCCTCCTAGTGGCTGATCCTGGCACTGCCTCTTCTTGCCCCCTAGTGGCTAATCCCGGCACTGTCTCCTGTCGCCCCTTAGTGGCCAGTCCCAGCACCTCCGCTTCTTGCCACCTAGTGGTTGATCCCAGCACCTGCCCCACTGAATTCTCTGTCTGTGCTGGGAGCTTcccaggggctgctctggggCCAGGTCTCGTCTGCTACCTGAGCCCTAGGGGATGTGGCTGCTTTATAGGCAGGCCGGGCCCTGTCCCACCCCCCGCACGAGGGCACACGTCTCCTGCCAAGAGCAGGGTGGGAGCGGGGAAGGCACctggctttcctggactctgtttccaggaagggagaggggaatggggcagggtgcggcatggggcagggagtcgtgggggtgggaggggagaaattGCAGGTGTGTGGGTTGGGATTGCGAAATGGCTCTGTTTCGTgcgagggaaggaaggaaggaatgggaAAGTGAGACTGTGTCTGGGGGATAGACACACCCCACCCTGAAAGTCCCAAAGCCACATGGGGTgggacgggggcgggggagctAACCCTGCAGattcttcctccttctctgtcccttcccccgGTCCTCTGGCTttgcatccccagccccactccaacaATCCCCCTTCTTCATtccacccctcctcccattccTAGATGCCCCTCCCCCAGATTGCCCCAGGACCCACAGCCCCGTCGGCCAGCCTTGGGCACGGTGCCCCCAGGGCAGATGCAAGTGGAGGGCTCGACCCACCCCACAAGGGGGCACCGGCGGCCAGGACCCTTCCCTCAAGGCAGAAATGTGGGATGAGAAGcggtgagagctgggggggggggcacagggaggggtcCCATTGTGATAGGCATAATAGGTGCCCAGGCTGTGCCAGCCAACGGCAACTGGCATCTCTGCACGTCCTCGCCAGATTGGGTTTCCAGCCACAAAGCAACCTGGGGGgcaggaaagaatccagcagaggagagggggtgggagccaggactcctgggttctagcccgggctctgggaggggcatggggtctagtgggttagagcagggggggctgggagccaggactcctgggttctattcctggctttgggagTGGAGTAGGGCCTAGtacaggggttggcaaactatggcccatgggctggatctggcccgtcagggctttggatccggcccgtgggattgTCACCCCTGTGGTCCCGTGGGCCCtgcaccgctcccagaagcggttGGCaacacgtccctgtggcccctggggggacggggggagagggctctgtgcactgccctcgcctgcaggcacacaggcccgcccccccccgcagctcctattggctgggaacagggaaccatggccaacgggagcttcaggggaggtacccacaggcgagggcagtgtgcggagccctctgccccctctaCCCCAGGGGTTTGGTGCTGACTgatgccaccccggagctgctccaggtaactGCCACCGggcacccccaacccctgccctgagccccctcccgcactctgcaccccctcctgcaccccaaccccccttcccCGAGTCCCCTTgtacaccccacaccccttctctgccccaacccgttgccctgagccccttcctgcacaccatacccccctcccacaccccagccctctgccccaaccctacATTCAAGGCCCTGCATGCAACTTCCCCACCTCGATGTGTCCCTctggccaaaaaagtttgcccaccctggccTAGTAGGTTAGAGTGGAGagagctgtgggtcaggattgagagGCCCCAGCAGAACAAATAAGAAACCCAAGAGTCACCTTTATATGTGAGATAGTTTATTTCTAGCACCAGCTCTATTCTTCTCACAAACGCAGACCTCTGGCCTGGTAGCCCCCCGACCTTACTGGGGTCAATATGACCCACGATTTTTTTGCTCATGGTGAGGAGAGGAAATGAGGCACGTATATGCCTGTGAAGGCTCAGAGGGGTAAATCCTTCACCACCCCGGGCATGGTGGTTTCCTCTGACTGGTGGATGATTTCCAGTCAGAATGAGGACACTCCCATGCCCAGGATTGAAAGCCCCAAGAGATCCTGGTCTTGTCCTATCATTTGCATATTGGTCACTTTCCAGTCTTCCCCACACCCGTCACAGACCCCCCACTGACATCAAAAACAGAATTATTTCCTTCCCTGCCACACACTCCCACACTGATGGGGAAATTGTGGCAGCTGaaagcaggaggggctgggagccaggactcctgggttctagccccagctctgggaggggagtggggtctagtgggtcagagcagggggggctgtgaATCTCTGGGTTCCATCTCTGGCTCCAGTAGGGGGGTGGGGTCTTGTGAttagagcagaggggctgggactcaggactcctgggtttgatCTCCAGTGCtggatggggagtggggtctagcagtcggagctgggagtcaggactcctgggttccattcccaatACCAAAACCAACGATCTGCCCAAGTTTTGTCCACAGCTGCTACAATTTTGGGCACGGGCTGAGAGTCGACAGAATGCGCGTCACCTACAAACGGGCCAGTCGGGAGGGTTTAGATGGTCAACGAGAGGAAAGAGAGACTTTCCCAGGGTCTAGCCGGAAATCCTAAAGTGTTTCATGACGGGGTATAATCAAACAATACAGCCCTGCTAACACCCGGCCACTCGGCTCCCTTCCTCTCTGCCTGGAATTTAGCACCTGCTAAGAGtcccctcactttccccatccctTGCCCTTCGCCTTTATTTATTCTAGATAATTTCCTTTTTGTAACTCTGCCTTGGTGGGGAATGGAAACACAACGGGGCATGAAAGGAGCCCCAGATCCTGGGAAGAGAATCTGCGGTGGTCAGGGAGAAAAAAGGGagaggcctttcccctctagtgGGCGCTGGCTCCGATCTGGCcctagggcaggggctggctggctcagctgGATGGGGAATAGGagacggggcctttcccctctagggggcgctggctccgaTCTGGCcctagggcaggggctggc of the Eretmochelys imbricata isolate rEreImb1 chromosome 6, rEreImb1.hap1, whole genome shotgun sequence genome contains:
- the LOC144265887 gene encoding cardiotrophin-2-like, whose protein sequence is MPSTLAQNLLVSLVLVQLARPDRTPSATTISQTYNLARLLQANTTKLLNIYLNAQGSPFSDPGFGALGLRWAGVPVASFPFLAWRTMGDAERLAQNYGAYATFDAFLQLVWDDQDELCPDCSELLAMLGTARARTRGLLANLTSIMAAMGIPVTLATDPLTSEAAGVGAFEKKCRGYVVCREFHGWVDRTVRDFTLLKAKYPA